The Planctomycetota bacterium genome includes a window with the following:
- a CDS encoding alpha/beta hydrolase, with translation MYKLSANGHTITYHDSDPSGNGSSGKLPTLLLLHGFPLHSAVWNDVAERMTGKARVIRPNLRGFGTFTNDADFGMHELAADVRALVLTLDLPPLIIAGLSMGGYVALDYVRNWQEGVIGLGLVNTRSGADAPEAKPARDEMAATAKRRGTPTVVSAMHPRMLAPEAYEQRPAVSEALLRIMLDTPATTIARASRAMRDRDDYSQDLRSFDGPISIVAGEEDQIVPLAESRAMADAVSSARLDVLPHCGHMSPVESPAEVAVALSRLVDDSQKSTLLN, from the coding sequence ATGTACAAGCTTTCCGCCAACGGGCACACCATCACCTACCACGACAGTGACCCGTCGGGCAACGGCTCGAGTGGCAAGCTTCCGACACTGCTGCTCCTTCACGGCTTTCCACTGCACTCGGCCGTCTGGAACGACGTCGCCGAACGCATGACCGGCAAAGCCCGAGTGATTCGTCCGAACCTGCGCGGCTTCGGCACGTTCACCAACGACGCCGACTTCGGCATGCACGAGCTCGCAGCCGACGTCCGGGCACTCGTCCTCACGCTCGACCTGCCGCCGCTGATCATCGCCGGGCTGTCGATGGGCGGTTACGTGGCGCTCGACTATGTCCGCAACTGGCAGGAAGGCGTCATCGGCCTGGGTCTGGTCAACACGCGATCGGGAGCCGACGCCCCCGAAGCCAAACCCGCCCGCGACGAAATGGCCGCCACGGCCAAGCGACGCGGAACGCCGACCGTCGTCTCGGCCATGCACCCACGCATGCTAGCGCCCGAGGCGTACGAGCAGCGACCGGCCGTCTCCGAGGCTTTGCTGCGAATCATGCTCGACACGCCGGCCACGACCATCGCAAGGGCGTCTCGCGCGATGCGCGACCGCGACGACTACTCGCAAGACCTCCGATCCTTCGACGGCCCGATCTCGATCGTCGCCGGTGAAGAGGACCAGATCGTCCCGCTCGCCGAGAGCCGAGCCATGGCGGACGCGGTGTCGTCCGCACGGCTCGACGTCCTGCCGCACTGCGGGCACATGTCACCGGTCGAGTCCCCGGCCGAAGTCGCGGTGGCCCTGTCGCGTCTCGTCGACGACTCCCAGAAGTCCACGCTGCTCAACTAG
- a CDS encoding anthranilate synthase component I family protein yields MIRINGVLFRVRLDSSYDDLPWQLSQATADVVLVERRLIRRGEAVKTFDSDVDALRWLDSERRGDDGHAWVGYLGYELGQTFEPKACVRPTRPTATPRFAFGRVPVRDDEPSRPQARPSTSSEDWTSTFERDDYLAAVRRCIDYIEAGDVFQINLAQTLIVDRPPPAELLYERLLTATPARFGGVLQIGDAAIVCNSPELFLRIEPDGRIQTRPIKGTRPAGDTAASLLDSTKDAAELNMIVDLERNDLGRVCETSSVIVTSPRSVETHPTVHHGVATIEGQLRQNIGLADVLAATFPSGSITGAPKIRAMQIIDELEPTPRGPYCGAIGRLDADGSATFNVAIRTATHVDGRLHIPVGGGIVADSEPAAEYEETLVKARAFLAAAG; encoded by the coding sequence GTGATTCGTATAAACGGTGTCTTGTTCCGCGTCCGACTCGATTCCAGCTACGACGACCTGCCGTGGCAGCTGTCGCAGGCGACGGCGGACGTGGTGCTTGTCGAACGCAGGCTCATCCGTCGCGGCGAGGCTGTCAAAACCTTCGACAGCGACGTCGATGCCCTGCGATGGCTCGACAGCGAACGCCGCGGCGACGACGGCCACGCGTGGGTCGGCTACCTCGGGTACGAGCTCGGTCAGACGTTCGAACCCAAAGCCTGCGTCCGGCCGACGCGGCCGACGGCGACGCCGCGTTTCGCCTTTGGTCGGGTGCCGGTTCGTGATGACGAACCATCGAGACCGCAGGCCCGCCCGTCGACGTCATCCGAAGATTGGACGAGCACGTTCGAGCGCGACGACTACCTGGCCGCCGTTCGCCGCTGCATCGACTACATCGAGGCGGGCGACGTCTTCCAGATCAACCTTGCCCAAACCCTGATCGTCGACCGCCCACCGCCCGCGGAGCTGCTGTACGAGCGACTTCTCACGGCGACACCGGCGCGCTTCGGCGGCGTGCTGCAGATCGGCGATGCGGCAATCGTCTGCAACTCGCCCGAGCTCTTCCTGCGAATCGAGCCGGACGGCCGCATCCAGACCCGGCCGATCAAGGGCACGCGACCCGCCGGGGACACTGCGGCCAGCCTGCTTGACAGCACCAAGGACGCGGCCGAACTGAACATGATCGTCGACCTCGAACGCAACGACCTGGGCCGGGTCTGCGAGACGAGCAGCGTCATCGTCACGTCGCCGCGGTCGGTCGAAACGCACCCGACGGTCCACCACGGCGTTGCGACGATCGAAGGTCAGCTTCGCCAGAACATCGGCCTTGCGGACGTGCTGGCGGCGACGTTTCCGAGCGGCAGCATCACCGGAGCTCCGAAGATCCGTGCAATGCAAATCATCGACGAGCTCGAGCCGACGCCGCGCGGGCCGTATTGCGGGGCGATCGGCCGACTCGACGCCGACGGCTCGGCCACGTTCAACGTCGCGATCCGCACCGCGACGCACGTCGATGGCCGGCTGCACATCCCCGTTGGCGGCGGCATCGTGGCCGACAGCGAGCCCGCAGCCGAGTACGAGGAGACGCTCGTGAAGGCTCGCGCGTTTCTCGCCGCGGCGGGCTGA